From a region of the Desmodus rotundus isolate HL8 chromosome 7, HLdesRot8A.1, whole genome shotgun sequence genome:
- the GCNT3 gene encoding beta-1,3-galactosyl-O-glycosyl-glycoprotein beta-1,6-N-acetylglucosaminyltransferase 3 gives MVWSALVGKNSCSVVGGGIWKLRRSLRQFLGCPTTIRNYVLEELKEDQGIWGLHLFPRNPSNLPLEIETNCGKTSSSIRKEAIEGFPPPPSLCSPSADPRAAKMLWWKKKHCRQHYLWALGCYLLLAVVALRLSLRLKCDFDSLDLESRDFQSRHCRDVLYRSLRLPAKSSINCSRIIRGDREAVIEALLDKLEVKNKREPFTDTDYLNMTRDCEHFKANRKFIQYPLSRGELDFPIAYSMVVHEKIENFERLLRAVYAPQNIYCVHVDEKSPETFREAVKSIISCFPNVFLASKSVRVVYASWSRVQADLNCMEDLLQSSVPWKYFLNTCGTDFPIKTNAEMVLALKMLNGKNSMESEVPTEAKKSRWKYHYEVGDTIYVTNTLKDPPPYNLPMFTGNAYIVASRGFVQQVLENPKSQQLIEWVKDTYSPDEHLWATLQRAPWMPGSVPYHPKFHVSDMASIARLVKWQGHEGDISMGAPYPPCSGTHQRSVCIYGTGDLHWILQNHHLLANKFDPKVDDNVLQCLEEYLRFKAIYRTEL, from the exons ATGGTGTGGTCTGCCTTGGTGGGGAAGAATTCCTGCAGCGTAGTGGGAGGTGGCATCTGG AAGTTAAGGAGGAGCCTGAGACAGTTTCTTGGATGCCCCACGACTATCAGAAACTATGTTTTGGAGGAGCTAAAAGAAGACCAAGGGATATGGGGTTTACATTTGTTTCCACGGAACCCAAGCAATCTTCCCTTGGAAATAGAAACAAACTGTGGCAAGACATCTTCCTCAATTAGGAAAGAAGCTATTGAAG GgttcccccctcctccttccctgtgcTCGCCCTCTGCTGATCCCCGTGCTGCGAAGATGCTTTGGTGGAAGAAGAAGCACTGCAGGCAGCATTacctgtgggccctgggctgctaTTTGCTGCTGGCCGTTGTTGCTCTGAGACTTTCTCTCAGATTGAAATGTGACTTTGATTCCCTGGATCTGGAGTCCAGGGACTTTCAAAGCAGGCACTGCAGGGACGTCTTGTACAGGTCCCTGAGATTGCCGGCCAAGAGCTCCATCAACTGTTCTAGAATCATCCGAGGGGACAGGGAAGCAGTGATCGAGGCCCTCCTGGACAAGCTGGAGGTCAAGAACAAACGGGAGCCTTTCACAGACACTGACTACCTCAACATGACCAGAGACTGTGAGCACTTTAAGGCCAACAGGAAGTTCATACAGTACCCACTCAGCAGAGGAGAGTTAGACTTCCCTATCGCATACTCTATGGTGGTCCACGAGAAGATCGAAAACTTTGAAAGGCTGCTGAGAGCTGTGTACGCCCCTCagaacatatactgtgttcatgtgGATGAGAAGTCCCCAGAAACGTTCAGGGAGGCAGTCAAGTCGATTATTTCATGCTTCCCAAATGTCTTCCTGGCCAGTAAGTCGGTTCGGGTGGTTTATGCCTCCTGGTCCAGGGTGCAGGCTGAcctgaactgtatggaagactTGCTTCAGAGCTCAGTGCCATGGAAATACTTCCTAAACACATGCGGAACAGACTTTCCTATCAAGACCAATGCCGAAATGGTCCTGGCCCTCAAGATGTTGAATGGGAAGAACAGTATGGAGTCAGAGGTACCTACTGAGGCCAAAAAATCTCGCTGGAAATATCACTATGAGGTAGGAGACACAATATACGTAACCAACACGTTGAAGGACCCTCCCCCTTATAATTTACCTATGTTCACGGGGAATGCCTACATAGTGGCTTCTCGAGGCTTTGTCCAGCAGGTCTTAGAGAACCCCAAATCTCAACAACTGATTGAATGGGTAAAAGATACCTACAGCCCCGATGAACACCTCTGGGCCACCCTGCAGCGTGCTCCGTGGATGCCCGGCTCCGTCCCCTACCACCCCAAGTTTCACGTGTCAGACATGGCTTCCATTGCCAGGCTGGTGAAGTGGCAGGGCCATGAAGGCGACATCAGTATGGGGGCACCTTATCCACCTTGCTCTGGCACCCACCAGCGGTCTGTCTGCATTTATGGGACTGGGGACCTTCACTGGATTCTTCAGAACCATCACCTGTTGGCCAACAAGTTTGACCCAAAGGTGGATGATAATGTTCTTCAGTGCTTGGAAGAATACTTACGTTTTAAGGCCATCTACAGGACTGAACTCTGA